In Chloroflexota bacterium, one DNA window encodes the following:
- a CDS encoding queuosine precursor transporter, whose amino-acid sequence MSAKFCAKWRRKLRGDEVGLRRAPKPSYRYLNLVTGVFVTCLIISNIIVAKLVGIGDVVMSAAIIIFPVSYIFGDILTEVYGYARSRQIIWIGFACNALAVVAIQIGAALPSADFWTGQAAYEQMLGTTPRFLIASLIAYLVGEFMNSFVLAKMKIVTRGRWLWSRTIGSTLIGEAFDTVIFTLIAFTGALEPGAMVNITVTEWTLKCLYEFVATPVTYQVVNFLKRAEREDYYDYYTDFNPFNLGG is encoded by the coding sequence ATGTCGGCGAAATTTTGCGCGAAATGGAGAAGGAAATTGCGGGGAGATGAAGTCGGGCTGCGACGCGCGCCCAAACCGAGTTATCGCTATTTGAATTTGGTGACCGGCGTTTTCGTCACCTGTTTGATTATCTCGAACATTATCGTCGCCAAGCTTGTTGGGATCGGCGATGTGGTGATGTCGGCGGCGATCATTATTTTTCCGGTCAGTTACATCTTTGGCGATATTCTCACCGAGGTGTACGGCTATGCGCGGTCGCGGCAAATTATTTGGATTGGTTTCGCATGCAACGCGCTCGCGGTCGTGGCGATTCAAATCGGGGCGGCGTTGCCGTCGGCGGATTTCTGGACCGGGCAAGCCGCGTACGAGCAAATGCTCGGCACGACGCCGCGCTTTTTGATCGCGTCGTTGATTGCGTACCTCGTCGGCGAGTTTATGAATTCGTTCGTGCTTGCCAAGATGAAAATCGTTACGCGGGGACGCTGGCTCTGGTCGCGCACCATCGGGAGTACGCTCATCGGCGAGGCGTTCGACACGGTGATCTTTACGCTCATCGCGTTCACCGGCGCACTTGAGCCAGGCGCGATGGTGAACATTACCGTGACCGAGTGGACACTCAAATGTTTGTACGAATTCGTCGCGACGCCGGTGACGTATCAAGTGGTCAATTTCCTCAAGCGCGCGGAGCGCGAGGACTATTACGATTACTACACCGATTTCAATCCATTCAATTTGGGTGGATGA
- a CDS encoding DUF4013 domain-containing protein — MDIGKAFTYVFEDPKWMMKVLIGGLVGLVPIVNFAVLGYMLTTLKNVADGQQYPLPEWGEFGAHFMKGLYAFVGVLVYFAPLIVVSCCVGVLGAVASGAVGSTAGRNAGDAVASVVSILTLCLNCVAGLYGLVAGITLYAPMTRFAMSANQLSLFWDFRANFDFIMKNLSNYIIALLIGIVASIIGSFGIILCGVGILFTAFWSYMVAAYMFGQFWRTAQGQGTAPATM, encoded by the coding sequence ATGGACATCGGTAAGGCATTTACTTACGTCTTCGAAGACCCCAAATGGATGATGAAAGTTCTCATCGGCGGACTTGTCGGGCTTGTGCCCATCGTCAATTTTGCTGTGCTCGGTTATATGCTGACCACGTTAAAGAACGTGGCAGACGGACAGCAATATCCGTTGCCGGAATGGGGCGAATTCGGGGCGCACTTTATGAAGGGTTTGTACGCGTTCGTCGGTGTGCTGGTCTATTTTGCGCCGTTGATCGTTGTTTCTTGCTGCGTGGGTGTGTTGGGCGCGGTTGCGAGCGGCGCAGTGGGCAGCACGGCTGGGCGCAATGCCGGTGATGCAGTTGCAAGTGTAGTTAGTATCCTTACCTTGTGTTTGAATTGCGTTGCCGGTCTGTATGGTTTGGTCGCGGGCATCACGCTTTATGCGCCGATGACCCGATTTGCGATGAGTGCAAATCAACTCTCGCTCTTTTGGGATTTCCGCGCGAACTTTGATTTCATCATGAAGAACCTGAGCAACTACATCATCGCCTTGTTGATCGGCATCGTCGCCTCGATTATCGGTAGCTTTGGTATCATTTTGTGCGGGGTCGGTATCTTGTTCACGGCATTTTGGTCGTACATGGTTGCGGCATACATGTTCGGTCAATTCTGGCGAACCGCGCAGGGTCAAGGCACGGCGCCCGCGACAATGTAA